Proteins from one Juglans microcarpa x Juglans regia isolate MS1-56 chromosome 1S, Jm3101_v1.0, whole genome shotgun sequence genomic window:
- the LOC121244248 gene encoding uncharacterized protein LOC121244248 isoform X1 — protein MSGPLPGTSLGSHAWFLSDVCQSSCLNEVSEKLGNESSNAAIVNEKVYQLSTEEIAEFSKDLEALISKLNPTAELCWNLHPQLAKKLTMSLAECFMYSRCLSLIAQQVHNAAEDDSKSHLPFNSADQFSDHWKTALEGLAELIMILQANSCWEVASVILDCLLGAPHCFSLDNVIASICSAIKSISCSAPKISWRLQTDKWCSILLGRGINILHESVDHLVDLFCTMLGHPEPEQRFVALHHLGKLVGTDVNEGTAIRYSMFCKNLVSPGLVISVPESILSHLVSSTWNWVAVLASSDTSLPLRNCALAVLIDYIPFAERHQLQSFLAAADSVYGLGKLAHPTCEGSLLQLSLALISAACLYSPAEDISLIPQNVWRNIEAWSQTDSKLGDLEKKACQVLCRLRNEGDEAKEVLNEVLSSSSSRQSDPDFGSTRESILQVLANLTSVQSYFDIFSRKIDEEVLELEEAEMELDILQKEHSLQEDSKDVPQIPCQACKPFLTFASTSHWLLKTPMKDVTRLRQIKDCIHSLEKSILREDIVARRQKKIIMGRARQKYLEEAALREAELLLELDRERAAELEKEIERQRSLELERAKTKELRHNLDMEKERQTQRELQRELELAESGLRTSRRDFSSTGHSSRPRERYRERENGRSGNEGSTRSSGSLQPETSTSSTSVMPTVVLRQFSGQLPTILQSRDRPDESVSSYEENVDGSKDSGDTCSVGDPELVSAFDGPSGGFGSAQRHGSRGSKSRQVVERREREGRREGKWERKHS, from the exons ATGAGTGGTCCACTCCCTGGTACTAGCTTGGGATCGCATGCATGGTTTCTTAGTGATGTCTGCCAAAGCTCATGTCTGAATGAGGTTTCTGAGAAGTTAGGAAATGAAAGCTCTAATGCTGCTATTGTGAATGAAAAGGTTTATCAATTGTCAACAGAGGAAATAGCAGAATTTTCTAAAGATTTGGAAGCTTTAATTTCCAAGCTCAACCCTACTGCCGAGCTCTGCTGGAATCTTCACCCCCAACTGGCTAAGAAATTGACTATGTCTTTGGCAGAGTGTTTTATGTACTCTAGATGCTTATCTTTGATTGCACAGCAGGTTCATAATGCTGCAGAGGATGACAGTAAAAGTCATTTGCCGTTTAATTCAGCTGACCAGTTCTCGGATCATTGGAAGACTGCTCTAGAAGGACTTGCTGAACTCATAATGATACTCCAAGCAAACAGCTGCTGGGAAGTTGCTTCCGTGATCCTTGATTGCCTACTTGGAGCACCTCACTGTTTTTCCCTGGATAATGTGATTGCTTCTATCTGTTCTGCAATTAAAAGCATTTCTTGCAGTGCACCAAAAATCTCATGGCGCTTGCAGACTGATAAATGGTGTTCGATTTTACTTGGAAGAGGTATCAATATTCTTCATGAAAGTGTGGATCATCTGGTTGACTTGTTCTGTACAATGTTGGGTCATCCTGAACCTGAGCAACGATTTGTAGCACTTCACCACTTGGGAAAGCTTGTTGGCACTGATGTGAATGAAGGAACAGCTATTCGGTATTCTATGTTTTGCAAAAATTTAGTTTCACCTGGCTTGGTTATTTCTGTTCCCGAGTCTATTCTATCTCATCTTGTGTCAAGCACATGGAATTGGGTGGCAGTGCTGGCATCATCTGATACATCGCTACCATTAAGGAATTGTGCACTGGCAGTTCTCATAGATTATATCCCATTTGCTGAGCGTCATCAGTTGCAATCATTTCTTGCAGCAGCTGATAGTGTTTATGGTTTGGGAAAGCTTGCACATCCAACATGTGAGGGCTCGTTACTACAACTTTCATTAGCACTTATATCTGCTGCTTGTCTGTACTCTCCTGCTGAAGATATTTCTTTGATTCCTCAAAATGTGTGGAGAAATATTGAGGCATGGTCACAAACTG ATAGTAAGCTTGGGGATCTGGAGAAAAAGGCTTGCCAAGTCTTGTGTAGATTGAGAAATGAAGGAGATGAAGCTAAAGAG GTCTTGAATGAAGTGCTCTCTTCAAGTTCTTCAAGACAATCTGATCCAGATTTTGGGAGTACCCGTGAATCAATCCTTCAG GTTCTTGCAAATCTAACTTCTGTTCAGTCGTACTTCGATATCTTCTCCAGAAAAATTGACGAAGAGGTCTTG GAACTAGAGGAGGCTGAAATGGAATTGGACATCCTTCAAAAAGAACACTCACTACAAGAAGATTCCAAAGATGTGCCTCAGATTCCTTGTCAAGCCTGTAAACCATTTCTGACCTTTGCATCTACATCTCATTGGCTGCTTAAAA CTCCTATGAAAGATGTTACACGCCTTCGTCAAATCAAGGATTGCATTCATTCCCT AGAGAAGTCTATACTCCGAGAGGACATAGTAGCCCGaaggcaaaagaaaattattatggGACGTGCCCGTCAGAAATACTTGGAAGAGGCAGCTTTACGTGAAGCAGAACTTCTGCTAGAACTTGATAG GGAGAGGGCAGCTGAATTGGAAAAGGAGATTGAAAGACAGCGGTCGCTCGAACTTGAGCGTGCTAAAACCAAGGAGCTGCGCCACAATCTTGATATGGAGAAGGAGAGGCAAACACAA AGAGAACTCCAGCGAGAATTGGAACTGGCTGAATCGGGATTACGAACATCCCGACGAGATTTTTCTTCCACTGGTCACAGTAG TCGACCAAGGGAAAGGTATCGTGAAAGGGAAAATGGAAGATCCGGTAATGAAGGGAGCACAAGAAGTAGTGGAAGCCTACAACCTGAAACTTCTACCAGTAGTACGTCAGTGATGCCAACTGTTGTTCTGCGTCAATTTTCTGGCCAGCTGCCAACTATTTTACAGTCGCGTGATCGCCCAGATGAGAGCGTTAGCAGTTATGAAGAGAATGTAGATGGAAGCAAGGACTCTGGTGACACATGTAGTGTTGGGGATCCTGAGTTGGTCTCAGCATTCGATGGACCGTCAGGCGGATTTGGGTCTGCGCAAAGGCATGGATCCAGAGGGAGCAAGTCTAGGCAGGTGGTAGAGCGGAGAGAACGGGAAGGTAGGCGTGAAGGGAAGTGGGAAAGAAAACATTCATAG
- the LOC121244248 gene encoding uncharacterized protein LOC121244248 isoform X2: MSGPLPGTSLGSHAWFLSDVCQSSCLNEVSEKLGNESSNAAIVNEKVYQLSTEEIAEFSKDLEALISKLNPTAELCWNLHPQLAKKLTMSLAECFMYSRCLSLIAQQVHNAAEDDSKSHLPFNSADQFSDHWKTALEGLAELIMILQANSCWEVASVILDCLLGAPHCFSLDNVIASICSAIKSISCSAPKISWRLQTDKWCSILLGRGINILHESVDHLVDLFCTMLGHPEPEQRFVALHHLGKLVGTDVNEGTAIRYSMFCKNLVSPGLVISVPESILSHLVSSTWNWVAVLASSDTSLPLRNCALAVLIDYIPFAERHQLQSFLAAADSVYGLGKLAHPTCEGSLLQLSLALISAACLYSPAEDISLIPQNVWRNIEAWSQTDSKLGDLEKKACQVLCRLRNEGDEAKEVLNEVLSSSSSRQSDPDFGSTRESILQVLANLTSVQSYFDIFSRKIDEEVLELEEAEMELDILQKEHSLQEDSKDVPQIPCQASPMKDVTRLRQIKDCIHSLEKSILREDIVARRQKKIIMGRARQKYLEEAALREAELLLELDRERAAELEKEIERQRSLELERAKTKELRHNLDMEKERQTQRELQRELELAESGLRTSRRDFSSTGHSSRPRERYRERENGRSGNEGSTRSSGSLQPETSTSSTSVMPTVVLRQFSGQLPTILQSRDRPDESVSSYEENVDGSKDSGDTCSVGDPELVSAFDGPSGGFGSAQRHGSRGSKSRQVVERREREGRREGKWERKHS; this comes from the exons ATGAGTGGTCCACTCCCTGGTACTAGCTTGGGATCGCATGCATGGTTTCTTAGTGATGTCTGCCAAAGCTCATGTCTGAATGAGGTTTCTGAGAAGTTAGGAAATGAAAGCTCTAATGCTGCTATTGTGAATGAAAAGGTTTATCAATTGTCAACAGAGGAAATAGCAGAATTTTCTAAAGATTTGGAAGCTTTAATTTCCAAGCTCAACCCTACTGCCGAGCTCTGCTGGAATCTTCACCCCCAACTGGCTAAGAAATTGACTATGTCTTTGGCAGAGTGTTTTATGTACTCTAGATGCTTATCTTTGATTGCACAGCAGGTTCATAATGCTGCAGAGGATGACAGTAAAAGTCATTTGCCGTTTAATTCAGCTGACCAGTTCTCGGATCATTGGAAGACTGCTCTAGAAGGACTTGCTGAACTCATAATGATACTCCAAGCAAACAGCTGCTGGGAAGTTGCTTCCGTGATCCTTGATTGCCTACTTGGAGCACCTCACTGTTTTTCCCTGGATAATGTGATTGCTTCTATCTGTTCTGCAATTAAAAGCATTTCTTGCAGTGCACCAAAAATCTCATGGCGCTTGCAGACTGATAAATGGTGTTCGATTTTACTTGGAAGAGGTATCAATATTCTTCATGAAAGTGTGGATCATCTGGTTGACTTGTTCTGTACAATGTTGGGTCATCCTGAACCTGAGCAACGATTTGTAGCACTTCACCACTTGGGAAAGCTTGTTGGCACTGATGTGAATGAAGGAACAGCTATTCGGTATTCTATGTTTTGCAAAAATTTAGTTTCACCTGGCTTGGTTATTTCTGTTCCCGAGTCTATTCTATCTCATCTTGTGTCAAGCACATGGAATTGGGTGGCAGTGCTGGCATCATCTGATACATCGCTACCATTAAGGAATTGTGCACTGGCAGTTCTCATAGATTATATCCCATTTGCTGAGCGTCATCAGTTGCAATCATTTCTTGCAGCAGCTGATAGTGTTTATGGTTTGGGAAAGCTTGCACATCCAACATGTGAGGGCTCGTTACTACAACTTTCATTAGCACTTATATCTGCTGCTTGTCTGTACTCTCCTGCTGAAGATATTTCTTTGATTCCTCAAAATGTGTGGAGAAATATTGAGGCATGGTCACAAACTG ATAGTAAGCTTGGGGATCTGGAGAAAAAGGCTTGCCAAGTCTTGTGTAGATTGAGAAATGAAGGAGATGAAGCTAAAGAG GTCTTGAATGAAGTGCTCTCTTCAAGTTCTTCAAGACAATCTGATCCAGATTTTGGGAGTACCCGTGAATCAATCCTTCAG GTTCTTGCAAATCTAACTTCTGTTCAGTCGTACTTCGATATCTTCTCCAGAAAAATTGACGAAGAGGTCTTG GAACTAGAGGAGGCTGAAATGGAATTGGACATCCTTCAAAAAGAACACTCACTACAAGAAGATTCCAAAGATGTGCCTCAGATTCCTTGTCAAGCCT CTCCTATGAAAGATGTTACACGCCTTCGTCAAATCAAGGATTGCATTCATTCCCT AGAGAAGTCTATACTCCGAGAGGACATAGTAGCCCGaaggcaaaagaaaattattatggGACGTGCCCGTCAGAAATACTTGGAAGAGGCAGCTTTACGTGAAGCAGAACTTCTGCTAGAACTTGATAG GGAGAGGGCAGCTGAATTGGAAAAGGAGATTGAAAGACAGCGGTCGCTCGAACTTGAGCGTGCTAAAACCAAGGAGCTGCGCCACAATCTTGATATGGAGAAGGAGAGGCAAACACAA AGAGAACTCCAGCGAGAATTGGAACTGGCTGAATCGGGATTACGAACATCCCGACGAGATTTTTCTTCCACTGGTCACAGTAG TCGACCAAGGGAAAGGTATCGTGAAAGGGAAAATGGAAGATCCGGTAATGAAGGGAGCACAAGAAGTAGTGGAAGCCTACAACCTGAAACTTCTACCAGTAGTACGTCAGTGATGCCAACTGTTGTTCTGCGTCAATTTTCTGGCCAGCTGCCAACTATTTTACAGTCGCGTGATCGCCCAGATGAGAGCGTTAGCAGTTATGAAGAGAATGTAGATGGAAGCAAGGACTCTGGTGACACATGTAGTGTTGGGGATCCTGAGTTGGTCTCAGCATTCGATGGACCGTCAGGCGGATTTGGGTCTGCGCAAAGGCATGGATCCAGAGGGAGCAAGTCTAGGCAGGTGGTAGAGCGGAGAGAACGGGAAGGTAGGCGTGAAGGGAAGTGGGAAAGAAAACATTCATAG